In a single window of the Candidatus Celerinatantimonas neptuna genome:
- the gdh gene encoding NAD-specific glutamate dehydrogenase, which produces MFRTHVSSVLLEKVYTLVNHKLPEQEATLAIEFMTRIFEGLSNIDLSRHSDSDLYGVGISLWNALQDTPSTNTYMNVYNPELSRHGWQSAHTIVEIVVDDQPFLVDSIRMALTREGINAHLFLHEPMAIARDNNNHVKSIERPADRRDLPHQTAFIIEIDRQSSDEAVTELKESISQVLKEVSLIVSDWQPMHQKLLYVCEFLHKYAEKHSLDFSQQIAFLQWLSEDNFTLMGYRFYRLEAVSGDYHLEPAEGDMYGLFRGDIGTRTVVLSSISEEARLQALNQTPLLLNKSKYKSLIHRPAYIDHIGVKAFNEEGEVIGEHRFIGLYASVIYNHSVMDIPLINEKVRRIMEQSGLSAGSHAYKALLNFIETYPRDELIQATEEELLTTGFNVLQIQERDQVKLFVRRDLYGRFYSCLVYTTKERFNTALRQKTQEILKEYFNGVGDVEYTTYFTEGALARTHYLVRVEELRNEVNLSELEQNLIEAARSWDDRLSDSLIANFGEDEARRIVRKYQEAFPRSFKESVLPGSAVADIIQLEELDSPEQLGMLLYRPQEMKKSSGIIHLKLFHLGAPLFLSDILPMLEHMGLRVIGESPYQIHTSSEDNYWILEFTMLYTGDGELDLNIHRENFQQALGLIWHGDLESDGFNRLVLQAGLSGRNVAILRAYSKYLRQLGVNFSQQYMEEALSRYPTLATLLIELFKARFSPDKHDKKLEEKFAEELIEALDSVENLDDDRIIRRFLELIQATIRTNYYQQEQTKEYISFKFLSDLISEMPAPKPKFEIFVYSPRVEGVHLRGGKVARGGLRWSDRREDFRTEILGLVKAQQVKNTVIVPVGAKGGFVCKQLPSITNRDAWFKEGQNCYKTLIRGLLDITDNIINGEIIPPLQVVRHDEDDPYLVVAADKGTATFSDIANSISFEYKFWMGDAFASGGSHGYDHKGMGITARGAWESVQRHFREMGKNCQTEPFTCVGIGDMAGDVFGNGMLLSKQTCLIAAFNHMHIFIDPTPDQGTTFQERMRLFKLPRSSWDDYNRKLISKGGGIFLRSAKSITLTSQMKKVLGTSKSKMAPNELIRVILKAPVDLLWNGGIGTYVKSSSETDRDVGDHANDPVRINGGELRAKVVGEGGNLGLTQLGRIEFAGNGGRINTDFTDNVGGVDCSDNEVNIKILLNSLVNNGDLTEKQRNQILIEMTDDVANIVLKNAYRQSQSISITEWLGQGIAKENIRFMHDLERQGWLDRELEFLPNDDELSERLAENKGLSRPEMSILVAYSKMVLKQQLNTQEITDNSYFNQILIRSFPPLLQQKYQDAMAKHPLRNEIIATRLANQIVDDMGFNFIFRLMDDTGASPAEICICYMISREVFKIPELYRELENLDNQVEAEVQLELMGKVRRLMRRSVRRFLRQRNRKLTIEEQIARYQPVCQTLVESLNEVLVPEEVEEIQERVNSWAQLGVPETIALDVARLRSVFSCLDIAEISEQVESSDYFVADLYYSLGAEMGLHWFLDQILSQPVDNHWQSLARASFREELDWQQRVLATLAIRWLEKENLGVEPGISKWMEAHGQLVERWQHMLADFKTSTTHEFAKFSVLLRELNLLNLNCADLG; this is translated from the coding sequence ATGTTCAGAACACATGTTTCATCCGTGCTATTGGAAAAAGTTTACACACTCGTTAATCATAAGCTACCTGAACAGGAAGCAACACTCGCAATCGAATTTATGACCCGGATTTTTGAAGGTCTTTCTAATATTGATCTGTCCCGCCATAGTGACAGTGATTTATATGGTGTAGGTATTAGCCTATGGAATGCGTTGCAGGATACTCCCTCAACAAATACTTACATGAATGTTTATAATCCTGAATTGTCTCGTCATGGTTGGCAATCTGCTCATACGATTGTTGAGATTGTAGTTGATGACCAGCCTTTTCTAGTTGATTCAATCAGAATGGCATTGACCAGAGAAGGGATTAATGCACACCTCTTTCTACATGAACCCATGGCGATTGCCAGAGACAACAATAATCATGTGAAGTCGATCGAGCGTCCGGCAGATCGTCGTGATCTTCCTCATCAAACAGCATTTATTATAGAAATTGACCGCCAGTCCTCTGACGAAGCGGTGACAGAATTAAAAGAATCCATTAGCCAGGTCCTTAAAGAAGTTTCTTTAATTGTCTCTGACTGGCAACCAATGCACCAAAAATTACTCTATGTTTGTGAATTTCTTCATAAATATGCTGAGAAACACAGCCTTGATTTCTCTCAGCAAATCGCTTTTTTACAATGGTTAAGCGAAGATAACTTTACCTTAATGGGGTATCGTTTTTATCGGTTAGAAGCTGTATCTGGGGATTACCATTTGGAACCGGCTGAAGGCGATATGTATGGACTTTTCAGAGGTGATATTGGAACTCGTACCGTTGTATTGTCATCCATATCTGAAGAAGCGCGACTTCAGGCACTGAATCAAACGCCATTACTTCTTAATAAAAGTAAATATAAATCACTCATACATCGTCCGGCTTATATCGATCATATTGGTGTTAAAGCATTTAATGAGGAAGGCGAAGTCATTGGTGAACATCGATTTATCGGTTTATACGCTTCAGTTATTTATAACCATAGTGTGATGGATATTCCTCTTATTAATGAAAAAGTAAGACGAATTATGGAGCAATCGGGTTTGTCTGCCGGCTCTCATGCATATAAAGCGCTTTTAAATTTTATTGAAACCTATCCAAGGGATGAACTGATCCAGGCAACAGAAGAAGAATTGCTAACAACAGGTTTTAATGTTTTACAAATTCAAGAACGTGATCAGGTTAAGTTATTTGTTCGTCGTGATTTATACGGACGTTTTTATTCCTGCTTGGTATACACCACAAAAGAGCGATTCAATACAGCCTTGAGGCAGAAAACACAAGAAATTCTAAAAGAGTATTTCAATGGTGTAGGGGATGTTGAGTACACCACTTATTTTACTGAAGGTGCACTGGCACGAACCCATTATCTCGTTCGTGTTGAAGAATTACGTAACGAGGTTAACTTGAGTGAACTAGAGCAGAATCTGATTGAAGCGGCCCGTTCCTGGGATGATCGTCTTTCGGATTCTTTAATTGCAAATTTCGGTGAAGACGAAGCTCGGCGAATTGTTCGGAAATATCAGGAAGCATTCCCTCGTTCATTTAAAGAATCTGTTTTACCTGGTTCAGCTGTAGCTGACATTATTCAGTTAGAAGAGTTAGATTCACCCGAGCAGTTAGGTATGTTGCTTTATCGTCCTCAGGAAATGAAAAAAAGCAGTGGCATTATTCACTTAAAACTATTTCACTTAGGTGCGCCATTATTCCTGTCGGATATACTTCCCATGCTTGAACATATGGGATTGAGGGTCATTGGCGAATCTCCTTATCAAATTCATACCAGTAGTGAAGATAACTATTGGATTCTTGAATTTACCATGCTCTATACTGGTGACGGTGAATTAGATCTTAATATCCATCGTGAAAATTTCCAGCAGGCACTTGGTCTAATCTGGCATGGTGATCTGGAAAGTGATGGCTTTAACCGGTTGGTGCTTCAAGCAGGTCTTTCCGGACGCAATGTTGCTATTTTACGCGCTTATTCAAAATATTTACGTCAATTAGGGGTTAACTTCAGCCAACAATATATGGAAGAGGCTTTATCCCGTTATCCTACACTTGCAACATTACTGATTGAATTATTCAAGGCTCGTTTTTCTCCCGACAAACATGATAAAAAACTTGAAGAAAAATTTGCTGAGGAGTTGATTGAAGCTTTAGATAGCGTTGAGAATCTGGATGACGATCGTATTATTCGCCGTTTTCTTGAATTGATCCAAGCAACAATTCGAACCAACTATTATCAACAAGAGCAAACGAAAGAATATATTTCATTTAAATTTTTAAGTGACTTAATTAGTGAAATGCCCGCACCTAAACCCAAATTTGAGATTTTTGTGTATTCACCCCGTGTTGAGGGAGTTCACTTAAGGGGCGGAAAAGTAGCTCGAGGAGGATTGCGTTGGTCCGACAGACGTGAAGATTTCAGAACAGAGATTTTAGGTCTTGTAAAAGCACAACAAGTTAAAAATACAGTGATTGTTCCTGTTGGAGCGAAAGGTGGTTTTGTCTGTAAACAGCTTCCTTCAATAACCAATCGAGATGCATGGTTTAAAGAAGGGCAAAATTGCTATAAAACCTTAATTCGCGGGTTACTGGATATTACCGATAACATCATCAATGGCGAAATTATTCCTCCTTTACAGGTTGTCCGTCATGATGAAGATGATCCCTATTTAGTTGTTGCTGCTGATAAAGGCACCGCGACTTTCTCTGATATAGCCAATAGCATCAGCTTTGAATATAAATTCTGGATGGGGGATGCTTTTGCATCTGGTGGTAGCCACGGATACGACCATAAAGGTATGGGCATTACTGCTCGAGGAGCTTGGGAGTCGGTACAGCGTCATTTCAGAGAAATGGGTAAAAACTGCCAGACAGAACCATTTACCTGTGTCGGTATTGGGGATATGGCCGGGGATGTATTCGGTAATGGTATGCTACTATCAAAACAGACCTGCCTGATTGCAGCCTTTAACCATATGCATATTTTCATCGATCCGACACCAGATCAAGGAACAACCTTCCAGGAAAGAATGCGGTTATTCAAGCTGCCTCGATCGTCATGGGATGATTATAATCGTAAACTGATTTCTAAAGGCGGTGGAATTTTTCTACGTTCAGCAAAATCAATTACTCTAACATCACAGATGAAAAAAGTACTTGGGACCAGCAAAAGCAAAATGGCCCCAAATGAATTGATCCGGGTGATCTTAAAAGCGCCTGTCGATTTATTGTGGAATGGCGGAATAGGTACCTATGTTAAATCATCGTCTGAGACAGACCGAGATGTTGGGGACCATGCTAATGATCCGGTTCGTATTAATGGGGGAGAGCTTCGAGCTAAAGTGGTCGGTGAAGGTGGGAACCTGGGGCTAACTCAACTGGGGCGTATCGAGTTTGCCGGTAACGGCGGGCGAATCAACACAGATTTTACGGATAATGTAGGTGGTGTCGATTGCTCTGATAATGAAGTGAATATAAAAATTCTACTTAATTCGTTGGTAAACAATGGCGACTTAACCGAAAAACAACGGAATCAGATTTTGATTGAAATGACTGATGATGTTGCAAATATCGTGTTAAAAAATGCTTACCGTCAGAGTCAGAGTATTAGTATCACAGAATGGTTAGGTCAGGGTATCGCTAAAGAAAATATCCGCTTTATGCACGATCTGGAGCGACAGGGATGGTTAGACAGGGAATTAGAATTTCTTCCTAATGATGATGAACTAAGTGAGAGACTTGCTGAAAATAAAGGGCTTAGTCGCCCCGAAATGTCTATTTTAGTTGCTTATTCAAAAATGGTTCTTAAGCAGCAACTTAACACACAGGAAATTACAGACAACAGTTACTTTAATCAAATTCTTATTCGATCGTTTCCCCCATTGCTGCAACAAAAATATCAGGATGCAATGGCGAAACATCCATTACGAAATGAAATCATCGCAACTCGTTTAGCTAATCAAATTGTTGATGATATGGGATTTAATTTTATCTTCAGATTAATGGATGATACGGGTGCCAGTCCTGCTGAGATTTGCATTTGTTATATGATCAGTCGAGAGGTATTTAAAATTCCAGAGCTTTATCGAGAATTAGAAAACTTAGATAATCAGGTTGAAGCTGAAGTTCAGTTGGAACTCATGGGAAAAGTCAGGCGATTAATGCGTCGCTCAGTTCGCCGGTTCCTGCGCCAGAGGAATCGTAAATTAACCATAGAAGAGCAGATTGCCCGTTATCAGCCGGTTTGTCAGACGCTCGTTGAATCACTCAATGAGGTTCTGGTTCCTGAAGAAGTTGAAGAAATTCAGGAAAGAGTTAACAGCTGGGCTCAACTTGGCGTTCCGGAAACAATTGCTCTTGATGTTGCCAGGTTGCGTTCCGTCTTCTCTTGCCTGGATATAGCAGAGATTAGTGAACAAGTTGAAAGTTCTGACTACTTTGTAGCGGATCTTTATTATAGTCTTGGGGCTGAAATGGGATTGCACTGGTTTCTGGATCAGATTTTATCTCAACCTGTTGATAATCATTGGCAGTCTCTGGCCAGAGCTTCCTTTAGAGAAGAACTGGATTGGCAGCAACGGGTACTAGCAACACTCGCAATACGTTGGCTTGAGAAAGAAAATCTTGGCGTTGAACCTGGTATATCAAAATGGATGGAAGCCCATGGTCAGTTAGTAGAAAGATGGCAGCATATGTTGGCAGATTTTAAAACATCGACAACGCATGAATTTGCTAAATTTTCGGTATTATTGCGTGAACTCAATTTATTGAATTTAAACTGCGCCGATTTAGGGTAG
- the pyrD gene encoding Dihydroorotate dehydrogenase (quinone) gives MPPEAPLLRGDTLKGVPMYYPLAKSLLFQFGPEKAHDLIIGLFKHTGRTPLSHFYRQNIPINSVSLMGIDFPNPVGLAAGMDKNGECLDAFGALGFGFLEVGTVTPKAQDGNPKPRLFRLVNAEGIINRMGFNNKGIDYLIEQIKQSNYKGVLGINIGKNFTTPVEQGKDDYLICLEKAYQFASYIAINISSPNTPGLRKLQYGEALDDLLQSLVKKKKELSIQHNKQVPLVVKIAPDLSDAELEQIADSLARHQIDGVIATNTTLDRKMVEGMHYADEAGGLSGRPLQTPSTVIIRKLAGYLNGQIPIIGVGGIDSAMSAKEKIMAGAQLVQIYSGFIYKGPDLIRQISQAL, from the coding sequence ATGCCCCCCGAAGCCCCACTTCTTCGGGGGGATACCTTAAAGGGAGTTCCAATGTACTATCCGTTAGCAAAAAGTTTGCTATTTCAATTTGGGCCAGAAAAAGCCCATGATCTTATTATTGGATTATTTAAGCACACTGGGCGTACGCCTCTAAGCCATTTTTATCGCCAAAATATTCCAATAAACTCAGTTTCACTGATGGGGATCGATTTCCCGAACCCTGTAGGGCTCGCCGCAGGAATGGACAAAAACGGGGAATGCTTAGATGCTTTTGGCGCATTAGGATTTGGCTTCTTAGAAGTTGGGACAGTGACTCCAAAAGCTCAGGATGGTAATCCTAAACCCAGACTATTTCGGTTAGTTAATGCTGAAGGTATTATCAATCGAATGGGATTCAACAATAAAGGAATCGACTATCTTATCGAGCAAATAAAACAGTCCAATTATAAAGGTGTCTTGGGGATCAATATCGGAAAAAATTTCACTACACCTGTTGAGCAGGGGAAAGATGATTATTTAATCTGCCTTGAAAAGGCATATCAATTTGCATCTTATATTGCTATTAATATATCCAGCCCAAATACACCTGGGTTAAGGAAACTGCAATACGGTGAAGCTCTTGATGATTTATTACAATCATTAGTCAAAAAGAAAAAAGAGTTAAGTATACAACACAATAAGCAAGTTCCTCTTGTCGTCAAAATTGCACCAGACTTATCGGATGCTGAATTGGAGCAGATCGCGGATAGTCTTGCCAGACATCAAATCGATGGAGTTATCGCAACCAATACTACTCTAGATAGAAAAATGGTAGAAGGCATGCATTATGCTGATGAAGCTGGTGGATTAAGTGGTCGTCCTTTGCAAACACCATCGACTGTCATTATTAGAAAATTAGCCGGTTATCTCAACGGACAAATTCCTATTATTGGAGTAGGGGGAATTGATTCAGCGATGTCCGCAAAAGAAAAAATAATGGCCGGCGCACAATTGGTTCAAATATACAGTGGATTTATTTATAAAGGTCCGGATTTGATCAGGCAAATTAGTCAGGCTCTCTAA
- the zapC gene encoding Cell division protein ZapC: MLLQPNKHWHWFFDTEQQRMTLLLGEEMQFISELASRKMSHAAWDAQEFTCSQTQNYYHLLDSLEKIDWPDPIKVQIALNALTFAEFHSPIMPQSWFFERFSESNPCHFAELILLKTKDKNVQFIVLEATPETTLCMCLENKIKLTSAKIMNRFDIIKVMNDRILKPTNSDFYAEVI, from the coding sequence ATGTTGCTGCAGCCTAATAAACACTGGCATTGGTTTTTTGATACCGAGCAACAACGGATGACGTTGTTGCTCGGGGAAGAAATGCAGTTTATCAGTGAATTAGCAAGTCGAAAAATGAGCCATGCTGCTTGGGATGCTCAAGAATTCACTTGCTCTCAGACGCAAAACTACTATCACCTGTTAGATTCTTTAGAAAAGATAGATTGGCCAGATCCTATTAAAGTGCAAATTGCTTTAAATGCACTGACTTTCGCCGAGTTTCATAGTCCTATTATGCCTCAAAGTTGGTTTTTTGAGCGTTTCTCTGAATCAAATCCCTGTCATTTTGCAGAGCTGATTCTATTAAAAACTAAAGATAAAAATGTACAATTCATAGTGTTAGAAGCGACACCGGAAACAACGCTCTGTATGTGCCTTGAGAATAAAATAAAACTGACATCCGCTAAAATTATGAATCGATTTGATATCATCAAAGTGATGAATGATCGGATTCTCAAACCTACGAACTCTGACTTTTATGCGGAAGTTATATAA